From Hymenobacter sediminicola:
AACCGCCGTCAGCGCGTGGATGTGCCCAACCTGATGACCAACCTGAACCGGCCGCAAAGCCGCACAGTTGCTCAGGAAATCTACGAGCATGCCACTACTATTGTCAAGAACAATGAGGACCTGCTCCCTTTCCACCGCCTCGACACGCTGCGCATTGCTACCGTAACGGTAGGCGCAGGCGCAGGCAGCACACTGGGCGAAATCATGGGCAAATACCAGAGCGGGCCGGTGTATCCTATAGCAAACCGCTACGCCCCCGACTCCACGTTTGCCCGCATTCTGCCGCGCCTTGCCCCCTACAATGTAGTGGTGGTGACGCTGCATAACATGAACAACACGCCCACCCACAACTACGGGCTGGGAGACGGCGCCCTCAAGTTCATTAAGGAGCTGCAGGCTAACCCGCGCATCAAAACGGTGGTCGTGACGATGGGCAATGCCTACGCGCTGAAGTACCTCGACTCGGCCCGCACGCTGGTGTGTGGCTACGAAGACAACTACTTCTCGCAGCTGGTGGTGCCACAGATACTATTTGGGGCGCTGCCCGCCGTGGGCCGCCTGCCCGTGACGGTGACGCCTGAGCTGCTGGCCGGTACCGGCCTGCCCACGCCCGACTTCCGCCGCCTGCGCTACGCTACGCCGGAAAGCGAGGGACTGGACTCGAAAGTGCTGACCCAGATTGACAACATTGCGCTGGAGTCGGTGGCGTATGCGGCGGCCCCCGGCTGCCAAGTGCTGGTGGCCAAAAACGGTGCCGTGGTGTTCGATAAGAGCTACGGCTACTGCACCTATGATAAGTCGCAGCCTGTGAACAACTCCACGCTCTACGACCTGGCTTCGGTTACCAAAGTGGCTGGCACGCTCCAGACCATCATGTACCTCAAGGATCAAGGCAAGCTGAACCTAGACGACAAGGTGGCCGCTTACCTGCCGGAGCTGAAACAGACCAACAAGAAGGATATGACGGTGCGTGAGGTGCTGCTGCACCAGGCGGGCCTGAAAGCCGGCATTCCGACCTGGGAAAAAACCATCACCAAAACCGGCCCCAAGCCTACCTTCTACGCCAGCACCAGCGAAGCCGCCTTCCCTAATGAAGTAACGCCCAAACTTTTCAGCGTGCGTACTGCCGAAGACTCGGTGTGGATCTGGGTACAGCGCTCCGGCCTGCTGCCTAAAGTGAAGGGCAAATATCCGGTTGAGTACAGCGACCTGAGCTTTATCATTCTGAAGCGCCTGGCCGAAAAGCTGCTCAACGAACCGATTGAGAACTTCCTAGACAAGACGTTCTACAAGCCGCTGGGGCTGGGAACGATGACCTACAACCCCCTGTCTAAGTTCCCGCAGTCGTGCATCGCGCCCACCGAAAACGACACCTACTACCGCCGTACCCAGCTGCAAGGCACCGTGCATGACCAGACGGCCGCGCTGGTGGGCGGCGTGGGCGGACACGCCGGCCTGTTTGCCAATGCAAACGATCTGGCTATTCTGATGCAGATGAACCTGCAGAACGGACGCTATGGCGGCCTGCGCTACTTCCAGAACCCGGTGGTAACGGAGTTTGCGCGTAGCACGGTAGCCGGCAACCGCCACGGCCTAGGCTGGGACCACGGCGACCCAACCAAACCCGAAGGCCCGACTAGCAACCTGTCGCCGGCTAGTACGTTTGGCCATACGGGCTTCACGGGTACCTGCGTTTGGATGGACCCCGAAAACAAAATCCTCTACATCTTTCTTTCCAATCGGGTGTACCCAGATGCTGGCAACAACAAGCTGCGCCAGTACAACATCCGCACCCGTATTCACGACGTTATTTACAAGTCGCTGCAAAAGACATGACCTGTTGTCTGACTCTTTTTCTTAACCTTTGATCCGCAATTGGCGGCAGGACATCTTCCCCGATGACTTGCCGCCAATTTTCTTTTTCTGTGTCCTTCTCCGTCCCGACCCGAATCACGGGCCGTTTCTGAACGGCAAACTCTCTCCACCCATGAACATCGGCATTGTCTGTTACCCCACCTTTGGCGGCTCCGGCGTAGTAGCCACTGAGTTGGGCAAAGCCCTGGCCCAGCGCGGCCACCGCGTGCACTTTATCACTTACAGCCAGCCGGTTCGCCTCGACTTCTTCAACGAGAATCTGTTCTACCACGAGGTCTATATTCCACCGTATCCGCTGTTTCAGTTTCCGCCTTATGAGCTGGCGCTGGCCTCGAAAATGGTGGACATTGTGCAGAATGAGAAGCTGGATGTGCTGCACGTGCATTACGCTATTCCGCACGCCTCGGCCGCCTTCATGGCCAAGCAGATTCTGCTCACGCGCGGCATCCGAATTCCCGTAGTCACGACACTGCACGGCACCGACATTACGCTGGTGGGCAAAGATGCTAGCTACGAGCCCGTCGTGACGTTCAGCATCAACCAGTCGGATGGCGTGACATCGGTTTCGGCGGATCTGCGGCGCGAGACCTATGAGTATTTCGCCATCGAGAAAGACATTGAAGTTATTCCGAACTTCATCAATCTGGCCCGCTTCCAGAAGCAGGACAAAGCCCATTTTAAGGCAGCCATTGCGCCCAACGGCGAAAAGCTCTTGGTGCATACCTCCAACTTCCGCTCCGTGAAGCGTGTGGATGATGTGGTAAACATCTTTGCCGGCGTGCGCAAGCAAACACCTGCCAAGCTGCTGCTTGTCGGAGATGGGCCCGACAGGCCGCGCATCGAGAAGCTATGCCGCGAAATCGGCCACTGTGAGGATGTGCGGTTTCTGGGCAAGTTGGAAGCGGTGGAGGAAGTCCTCAGTATTGCGGATTTGTTTCTGATGCCCTCGGAAAAGGAAAGCTTCGGGCTGGCGGCCTTGGAAGCCATGGCCTGCGAAGTACCCGTCATCAGCACCAATGCCGGCGGCATTCCGGAGTTGAACCAGCACGGTATTACGGGCATGGTTAGTGAAATCGGCGACGTGGCCGACATGGTCAAAAATGCGCTTTATGTGCTGGAAGACGAGAACCTGCCCCGATTCAAAGCCGCTGCCCGCGCCCACGCCGAAACGTTTGCCGTTGAGAACATCGTACCGCTCTATGAAGCATGTTACCAGCGCGCCATCGACGCCGTGCTGACTGCCGCTGCGGTATAACGATTCAACTGCCGTAGCCACCTTACCTAACTGGGCCCCTGGCGTCCGCACGGATGCCAGGGGCCCAGTTAGGTAAGGTGGCTGTAGAACTTTAAAATAGTCCGAAAGCCTCGCGCTTCACGGCCAACAGAGCGCGCTCCGTTGGGTCGGTTTCCTCGTTTATCAGGGTTTCTAGTACGCGCTTGGCCAACTCGGTGCCACGGCTTTGCTGGGGCTGCGGTAGGCCGTGGTACGCTTTGTTGATGGTAGTCAGCACGTGTTCTTTGGCCGCTTTCACCTCGCTCCAGGTATCGGGGCTCATGTAGAGCTGCTGACTGAGGTTGTGTTCATATTCAGCCCGAATTTCCTGTATCAGCAACCGGTGGTATTCGGGCGCGGTCTGGCCGGCGCTGCTCAGGCGTACCAGCATGTTGTTGGGCGTGATGCGCTCCAGCAGTAGCGTTACGCGCTCCAGCGCCTGCAAGCGTAGTGGCAGCGTGGTTTTAGAGCTTTCCAGCCGCAGCTCAATCAGGCGGCGCTGTTGTTCCTTTTCCAGGTATTGCCGAATCAGATAAAAGATGGAACCAGCTACCAACAGAGCAGGCAGCAGAATTTTGAGCAGATCGAAAATGTAGGCAGTGGAATCCATGCGAAAGGCGGAGCGGCCAGCCTTACGGCGGCAGTAAGTAAGGAGAAACTGTAATGCGTGCGAAGAGCGAAGGTAAACAAGCGGCGCTGATGGTGCACGCTGCCGAACCAGACTTGATTCAGTAGTAGCTAAGAAGCGGCCGAAAATCTGTGTGAACCGCCAGCGGGCAACTGCTGTTATAGCCGCAACGACTCCGATACCGGCCGTAATGAAACTCCTCTTCCGGCTTCGTATCTTTGTCGCCTTACTTTCCTAAACACGAACACACTATGGCAACGGCCGTCTCCACGAAACTTGCTCCCATAAGCCTCACTTCCCGCGCTCTGGCGGAGGTTCGCACTATTCTGACCGAGAAAAACGTGCCCGGCGAATACGGCCTGCGCGTAGGCGTTCAGGGTGGTGGCTGCTCAGGCCTGAGCTACCTGCTGGGTTTTGATAAGCCCAAGGAGCAGGACGAAACCTTCGATATCGAGGGTGTGATGCTTATCATGGATAAGAAGCACGCCATGTATGTGCTGGGTATGGAAGTCGATTTCCAGGATGGCCTCAACGCCCGCGGATTCGTCTTCAACAACCCTCAAGCCAAGAGCACCTGCGGCTGCGGCTCCTCGTTCTCCGCCTAAGTCATCCTCGCATAGCAAAACCCAAAGCTCTGGCCCTCCGGCCGGGGCTTTTTGCGTTTAGGGCGCTGTATGCCTAAGGCTGACTATTTTTAGCCTTCCCTCCTACTTCCTGCTGATGCGTTCTAGCCTTACCCTCGGTTTCCTGTTAGTTGCTATCAGCGCCCAGGCGCAGGTGTTTAGCCCGGCAGAAATAGCCCGCTGGCAACAGCAGGCACAGCAGGTAACCATCACGCGCGACACCTGGGGCGTACCACATGTGCAAGGAAAAACCGATGCTGATGCAGTGTTTGGGCTCCTGTATGCGCAGTGCGAAGACGATTTTGCGCGGGTAGAAATGAACTACCTCGACGCCATTGGCCGACTGGCAGAAGTGGAAGGCGAATCAGTCATTTACCACGATTTACGGGCCCGGCTGTTCCTGGACAGCACCCAGGCCATCAGTCTGTATAAGAAAAGCCCGGCTTGGATGAAGCAACTGCTTAATGCTTTTGCCGACGGTACCAACTACTACCTGCATACCCACCCTACCGTGCAACCCAAGCTGTTGCGCCGCTTTCAGCCCTGGATGCCGCTCATGTTCAGTGAGGGCAGCATTGGTGGCAACATCAGCGTGGTGCCACTGGAGCGGCTGAAAAACTTCTACACCAACCGCAAATCCACATCTTGGCAGCAGCCCGACTTTGAACGGGCGGAGCGGGAACCGGTGGGCTCTAATGGGTTTGCCGTGGCGCCGACCAAAAGCGCCAGCGGCCACGCGCTGCTGCTCATCAATCCGCACACGTCGTTCTATTTCCGGCCGGAGGTGCAGATGCGCAGTGAAGCCGGCCTGAACGCCTATGGTGCCGTGACGTGGGGACAGTTTTTCGTGTATCAGGGCTTCAACGAGCATTGCGGCTGGATGCACACGTCAAGCCAGGCCGACTCGATGGATGAGTATCTGGAAACCATTGAGCAGAAGGATGGGAAGTACTATTACCGCTACGGCAAGCAGCTGCGGCCGGTGCAAGTCACTCCCATCTCCATTCCGTATCGGCAAGCTGACGGTAAAATAGGGCGCAAGCAGTTCACTACTTACCGCACCCACCACGGCCCGGTAGTAGGCCAGCAGGCCGACACGAAGTGGGTGACGGTGCGCATGATGGATACGCCATTGGCGGCGCTGGAACAATCCTATCTGCGCACCAAAGCCACCGACTATGCCAGCTTTCGGGAAACGCTGAAGCTTAATGGCAATGCTTCCAATAACACGGTGTTTGCCGACAGCAAAGGCACCATTGCCTACTGGCACGGCAACTTCATGCCCCGGCGAGACTCACAATTCGATTGGAACCGGCCCGTGGATGGCAGCAACCCCAAAACCGACTGGCAGGGCCTGCACAAGGTGGACGACTTGGTACAGCTGAAAAACCCGGCCAGCGGCTGGATTCAGAATTGTAATGCCACGCCGTTCACAGTTTCCGGACCCAGCAGCCCGGCCAGGAGCAACTACCCGACATATATGGCGCCAGACGCCGAAAACTACCGGGGCATCAATGCCGTGCGCGTACTTAGCAGCAAGCCGGTGTTTACGCTTGATACGCTGATTGCGGCGGCCAAAGACCCGTATCTGGCTGGTTTCGAAGCATTGCTTCCGGCACTACTCAAGGACTTCCAGTTTGTACTGGACAGCTCCAATCCGCCGGAGGGTGACGTAGTAGAAGCCATGAAGGTTCTGCAAGTCTGGGACAAGCGCTACAGCACAGCGTCTGTGGGCCAGACGCTGGCTACGTACTGGGGTGAGAAGATTCAGCGCCTAGCCCGTGCCCGCGCCGCCGCTAACCAGCCGCTGGACTATATAAGCCTCACTGCCTTCACCATTGCCAACACCACACCTCAAGAAAAACTAGTGGCTCTGCAGGAAACGCTTGATGAGCTAACCCGTGACTTTGGCACCTGGAAGATGCCCTGGGGCGCAGTAAACCGCTTCCAGCGCCTCACAGGCAACATCCAGGAAACCTACGACGACCAAAAGCCCAGCTTACCAGTCGCCTTCACGTCCTCAGCCTGGGGCTCATTGGCGGCTTTTGGTTCCCGCGCCTATCCCGGCACCAAAAAACGCTATGGCAGCGTCGGCAACAGTTTTATTGCGGTGGTAGAGTTCGGGCCGCGTATCAAGGCTCGCTCCGTACTGGCCGGCGGCAACAGCAACAACCCTGCTTCTCCGCATTTCACGGATCAGGCGGGGCTATATGCGGAGGAGAACTTCAAGGAAGTATATTTCTATCCTGAAGATGTGAAGAAGCACGCGGAGCGGACGTATTCGCCGGGGCAGTAGTGCCGCAAAAATAAGCACGTTAAACGGAGCAGAGGACTAACAGCCTATCGGTAGGCTTCCACTGTCATTTCAAAGCGCACCTCTCCGCTCTTAGTCAGGCCGGTTTGCTGCCAGCCTTGGCGGCGGTAAAACTCCTCGGCCCGCGTACCGGGCGCTGTACTAAGCCATACAGGTTGGGCGCTCTGCGCGAAAATCCACTCCAGCATCAGCTGGTGCAGCTTTTTGCCAATTCCACGTCCCGCAAATTCCGGCTGCACAAATAGCGCCCAAATGCTGTGACCCCGTAAATCGGCAATGGCAAAGCCCACAATGTGCCCCTCTATTTCGCACACCCAGCCTTTGCCGCGTTGCGTGAGGTATTCGACGTAGTCCTGAAGCGTGACCAGCGCAGGGTTAGAGAGGCGGTTTTCCTGCACCGACAGCCGCACCTCCGTGAGCTGCGGAATGTCCAGGAGGGTGGCTTCTCGGAATAGCATGGGCAGGAAAGCAGGGGTTGTAGTATAGGTTGCCTGGGGCTAATATTATCTATTTCCTTCGCAATCCGTTGACGCAGGTGTGCATGTCGGCCCTATTGGCCGCATCTAGTTTTTCGCTTATGCCCCAAACCCAGCCTCAATACCTTTTCCAACGGCAGCAGCTCGTGCGGCAGCTGAGCACACAGCCCGTTTGGGACTTGTTGGTGATTGGTGGCGGGGCCACGGGCCTGGGAGTAGCGCTGGATGGAATCAGCCGGGGCTACAAAACGCTGCTGCTGGAGCAGGCAGATTTTGCCAAAGGCACCAGCAGCCGCAGCACCAAGCTAGTACACGGCGGCGTCCGGTACCTCGCGCAAGGCGACGTGGCCCTGGTGCGTGAGGCGCTGTATGAGAGAGGACTATTGCTAAAAAACGCGCCTCACCTAGTCAAAAACCAAGATTTCATCATTCCCAACTACGACTGGTGGGGCGGGCCTTTCTACACTATTGGCCTGAAGCTGTATGACCTACTGGCCGGAAAACGCAGCTTCGGGGCTTCCGTGCACCTGAACCGGGCAGAAACGCTCCGCCGCTTGGGTAGCCTGAAAGCCGAGGGCCTGAAGGGCAGCGTACTTTACCACGACGGGCAGTTTGATGATGCACGACTGGCCATCAACCTAGCCCAGACGGCTGTAGAACATGGAGGCACGGTCCTCAACTACTTCTCGGTAGGTAGGCTGTTGAAAGACAGCCAGGGCCAAGTCGCCGGAGTAGTAGCCACCGACCAAGAAACGGGTACCAGCTACGAGCTGCGGGCCAAAGCCGTGATAAATGCCACAGGCATCTTCGTAGACGATATTCTGCAGCTGGATGAGCCCGGTGCCCCAACGCTGGTACGGCCGAGCCAAGGCGTGCATATCGTGCTGGACAAGTCGTTTCTGCCTGGTGAGGCTGCTCTGATGATACCCAAAACGGAGGATGGCCGCGTGCTGTTTGCGGTGCCGTGGCACGGCCGGATAGTGCTGGGCACTACCGATACACCGCTGGAAGAGCGCCGCCAAGAGCCACTGGCGCTGGAGGAAGAAATAGACTTTATCCTGCGCACGGCTGCTCGTTACCTTACCCGCCCGCCCCAGCGCAGCGACGCACTGAGCATCTTCGCGGGCCTCCGGCCATTGGCGGCACCCCGCAACGGCTCCGAGCAGAGCAAGGAAATTTCGCGCAGCCACAAAATACTGGTGTCTGCCTCGGGCCTCATTACTATCACGGGAGGCAAATGGACTACCTACCGCCGCATGGGCCAGGATACGGTAGACAAGGCTATTGCCTTAGGCAAGTTGCCGTCGGCAGCCTGCCAGACCTCCCAGCTGCGCATCCATGGCGCCTACCCCACCTCCGACTATTCCAACCACCTGTATGTGTATGGCTCCGACCTACCTGCTTTGCAGCAGCTGATTACCAACGAGCCGGTGCTGGGCAAGAAGCTGGATAGCAGTCTGGAGTTTCTGCAAGCCGAAGTAGTGTGGGCAGCCCGCTACGAAATGGCCCGGACGGTAGAAGATGTGCTGGCACGCCGCGTACGGGTATTGTTTCTAGATGCCCGCGCCGCTATTCGGGTGGCGCCGCTGGTGGCCATCCTGTTGGCACAGGAACTGGGCCACAGCATAGCCTGGCAGGAACAGCAGGTGACGGATTTTACACAGCTGGCCCAACAGTACCTGCCCACATCAGTACCGGCGTAACCCCCAACATTACCGCACAAGGTAACGCCAGGCAGCACGCCTAGTTGAAAGTGTAGGGGTAGCCTATCTGTTGCAGGTCGGCTTCCAGCTGGGGCCAGTCTTCCAGCGGCTCAATCAGCTCCTGCACCAGACTACGGGTCAACGGCTCGTGCTGGTAGATGCGGGCCACGGCTTCAGTATCTATTGGGTCCCGGTCGGTTTCGTCGATGAAGTATTCGTTGGCCCAGTCGGCGTAGGTTTCGGGCTTTCCGTCGAAGATGTAAAGCAGCTCTTCGGAGCCGTCGTCTTCGGCCTCCACCACACCGGTCTGCCAGCCGTGCGCGGGCGTATACCACAGGCAGAACGTAGTGCCGATAGAGCTGACCGGCTCCCCGAACATAAACTCATCAAATGCCGCCGGCAGGCCGCGCGTCACTTGTGCTTTGTCGGGCTGCTCGTACTCGGAGAGGAAGCCGTTGATGCAGCATCCTTCCGGCCGGAACAGCACCACCATCTGGTCGCCTTCCCCGTCGCTCATTTCGAATAGCGCTTCGTTTTCGTCCCAGTTGGGGTTGTAGGTGTAGTAGCGGTATTCGGGATCCTGCGAGTTGATGGCGTCGAGGACAGCCAACGACTGGCAGAGGCGCTGCAGAGCAGCAGCATCGGGCAAGGCAGTGAGGTATTGGGTCGAAATCATAGCGGAACGAATAAGGACAGGAACTGCTAATACGTCTTGGTCATGTCTTCCGGTATCACCAGCACAAAATCGGCTTTCCGCTCGTGCTCTTTCTCCAGCTTGCCCAGTTGCTCCTGCGAAACGGTGCTAATGGTAAGCGTTTTCAGCTTCGGGTTTTGCTGGCGCAGATAGGCCAAGATGCCGTCGTGGTTGTCGGAGTGGTAGGCGCCGTTGAAGTGAAGCAGCAGGTGGCCTTCCGGGCGGGCTTGGTTCAGAAAGTGAGCCATGGTGGCATCCTTGAGGGCCTGAGCCTGAATAATGTTCTGCACACCGGCCGCATGGGCAGCGTCACCGCCGAACATCTTCGCCATGTTTTTATAGCCAGGCAGCTCAAAGTCCACGGTCATCGGCAACGGGGCTATCCACGCTTTTTCCAAAGCGGGCAGAGCTTCCAAGGCTGTGAGGCTGCCCTTCGCGACCTGCGAGGCGTAGCGGCGCGGCACGTTGGTGCCCACCACCCGGAATTTCTGCTGCCGGGCCAGTTGCAGCAGCGGCTTGTAGTCGGTGGCGTAGTTGGGCCAGGGGCGGCTTTGCTCCTCAAAGGCTTTGTCGTCCAGCTCGCCGGTGGTGTACTGGTCTACGAGGGGCTGCACGTCGCGCTCAAACATTTCCAGCCCCAGCACCAGCTGGCCCTGCTTCAGGCGGAGCAGGTCTTTGGCGAGCTGCAGCTCCAGCCAGTGCGCAATGGGGTCGTTGTGCTGCTCCCCGAAGAACACGACATCGGCCGTGGCCAGCTCCTTCAGCATTTTGTCGTAGCTGGTGGCTTTGCCGGCGGCCGTAAACAGGCGGTAGGCGGGCTTGTCATCGGCTTTCAGCGTGAAGCTCATGAGCACAAGCAACAGGGGGAATAGAAGCAGTTTTTGTGTCATTATCGGAACCGGGTGAGGCGGGCTGCAAGGTAACAGAAAGCCCCGGCAGCTGCTATGGTGCAACTACCGGGGCCTGCTTTGCTCAAAGGCTGAGCTAGAGGCTTAGCCTTTGTAGAACATCCACTTCGACAGCTCGCCGTAGCTTACTTTCTTGCCGTACATCAGAATGCCCACGCGGTAGATGCGGGCCGCCAGCCAGATAGTACCGATAAAGCCGGCTATCAGCAGCAGCATAGAAAGGCCCAGCTGCCACATGGGCACACCGCCGAAGGGCAGGCGCATCATCATGGCAATGGGCGAGGTGAACGGAATCATCGACATCCAGAAGGCCACGGAGCCGTTGGGGTTGGTGGTGAGGACAGCCTGCGACACGACGAAGGTGAGCACCAGCGGCATCGTGACGGGCAGCATAAACTGCTGAGTATCGGTTTCACTATCCACAGCCGAGCCAATGGCTCCGAACAGCGCGCCGTAGAACAGGTAGCCGCCCAGGAAATAGAACAGGAAGC
This genomic window contains:
- the bshA gene encoding N-acetyl-alpha-D-glucosaminyl L-malate synthase BshA; amino-acid sequence: MNIGIVCYPTFGGSGVVATELGKALAQRGHRVHFITYSQPVRLDFFNENLFYHEVYIPPYPLFQFPPYELALASKMVDIVQNEKLDVLHVHYAIPHASAAFMAKQILLTRGIRIPVVTTLHGTDITLVGKDASYEPVVTFSINQSDGVTSVSADLRRETYEYFAIEKDIEVIPNFINLARFQKQDKAHFKAAIAPNGEKLLVHTSNFRSVKRVDDVVNIFAGVRKQTPAKLLLVGDGPDRPRIEKLCREIGHCEDVRFLGKLEAVEEVLSIADLFLMPSEKESFGLAALEAMACEVPVISTNAGGIPELNQHGITGMVSEIGDVADMVKNALYVLEDENLPRFKAAARAHAETFAVENIVPLYEACYQRAIDAVLTAAAV
- a CDS encoding HesB/IscA family protein gives rise to the protein MATAVSTKLAPISLTSRALAEVRTILTEKNVPGEYGLRVGVQGGGCSGLSYLLGFDKPKEQDETFDIEGVMLIMDKKHAMYVLGMEVDFQDGLNARGFVFNNPQAKSTCGCGSSFSA
- a CDS encoding glycerol-3-phosphate dehydrogenase/oxidase — its product is MPQTQPQYLFQRQQLVRQLSTQPVWDLLVIGGGATGLGVALDGISRGYKTLLLEQADFAKGTSSRSTKLVHGGVRYLAQGDVALVREALYERGLLLKNAPHLVKNQDFIIPNYDWWGGPFYTIGLKLYDLLAGKRSFGASVHLNRAETLRRLGSLKAEGLKGSVLYHDGQFDDARLAINLAQTAVEHGGTVLNYFSVGRLLKDSQGQVAGVVATDQETGTSYELRAKAVINATGIFVDDILQLDEPGAPTLVRPSQGVHIVLDKSFLPGEAALMIPKTEDGRVLFAVPWHGRIVLGTTDTPLEERRQEPLALEEEIDFILRTAARYLTRPPQRSDALSIFAGLRPLAAPRNGSEQSKEISRSHKILVSASGLITITGGKWTTYRRMGQDTVDKAIALGKLPSAACQTSQLRIHGAYPTSDYSNHLYVYGSDLPALQQLITNEPVLGKKLDSSLEFLQAEVVWAARYEMARTVEDVLARRVRVLFLDARAAIRVAPLVAILLAQELGHSIAWQEQQVTDFTQLAQQYLPTSVPA
- a CDS encoding penicillin acylase family protein, whose product is MRSSLTLGFLLVAISAQAQVFSPAEIARWQQQAQQVTITRDTWGVPHVQGKTDADAVFGLLYAQCEDDFARVEMNYLDAIGRLAEVEGESVIYHDLRARLFLDSTQAISLYKKSPAWMKQLLNAFADGTNYYLHTHPTVQPKLLRRFQPWMPLMFSEGSIGGNISVVPLERLKNFYTNRKSTSWQQPDFERAEREPVGSNGFAVAPTKSASGHALLLINPHTSFYFRPEVQMRSEAGLNAYGAVTWGQFFVYQGFNEHCGWMHTSSQADSMDEYLETIEQKDGKYYYRYGKQLRPVQVTPISIPYRQADGKIGRKQFTTYRTHHGPVVGQQADTKWVTVRMMDTPLAALEQSYLRTKATDYASFRETLKLNGNASNNTVFADSKGTIAYWHGNFMPRRDSQFDWNRPVDGSNPKTDWQGLHKVDDLVQLKNPASGWIQNCNATPFTVSGPSSPARSNYPTYMAPDAENYRGINAVRVLSSKPVFTLDTLIAAAKDPYLAGFEALLPALLKDFQFVLDSSNPPEGDVVEAMKVLQVWDKRYSTASVGQTLATYWGEKIQRLARARAAANQPLDYISLTAFTIANTTPQEKLVALQETLDELTRDFGTWKMPWGAVNRFQRLTGNIQETYDDQKPSLPVAFTSSAWGSLAAFGSRAYPGTKKRYGSVGNSFIAVVEFGPRIKARSVLAGGNSNNPASPHFTDQAGLYAEENFKEVYFYPEDVKKHAERTYSPGQ
- a CDS encoding ChaN family lipoprotein, with product MSFTLKADDKPAYRLFTAAGKATSYDKMLKELATADVVFFGEQHNDPIAHWLELQLAKDLLRLKQGQLVLGLEMFERDVQPLVDQYTTGELDDKAFEEQSRPWPNYATDYKPLLQLARQQKFRVVGTNVPRRYASQVAKGSLTALEALPALEKAWIAPLPMTVDFELPGYKNMAKMFGGDAAHAAGVQNIIQAQALKDATMAHFLNQARPEGHLLLHFNGAYHSDNHDGILAYLRQQNPKLKTLTISTVSQEQLGKLEKEHERKADFVLVIPEDMTKTY
- a CDS encoding GNAT family N-acetyltransferase, whose translation is MLFREATLLDIPQLTEVRLSVQENRLSNPALVTLQDYVEYLTQRGKGWVCEIEGHIVGFAIADLRGHSIWALFVQPEFAGRGIGKKLHQLMLEWIFAQSAQPVWLSTAPGTRAEEFYRRQGWQQTGLTKSGEVRFEMTVEAYR
- a CDS encoding glycoside hydrolase family 3 N-terminal domain-containing protein: MLKEFRIRLLLLLLAATGLLITSAVPYDDAARPRSVAEQNWVDSVFSSLTPDQRLGQLFMVAAYSNKDKKHTQYTEFLVKNYNIGGLMFLQGGPRRQANLTNRYQAAAKVPLLVAMDAEWGLDMRLDSSMHFAKQMTLGAMDDEQYVYQMGREIALKMKTLGVHISFSPVVDINSNPNNPVIGNRSFGENKEQVAKRSVAYIRGLQDHGIVAVVKHFPGHGDTDVDSHVALPVINSDLAHLTNMDLYPFQQSFQAGVMGVMVGHLYMPLFDTVRSVSATISRNLVTGLLKEKMAYKGLVFTDALNMKSVANLYKPGELDALALLAGNDVLLFSEDVPVAIQKIKEDLAAGKLVQEDVDQRVRKILRAKFWAGLNRRQRVDVPNLMTNLNRPQSRTVAQEIYEHATTIVKNNEDLLPFHRLDTLRIATVTVGAGAGSTLGEIMGKYQSGPVYPIANRYAPDSTFARILPRLAPYNVVVVTLHNMNNTPTHNYGLGDGALKFIKELQANPRIKTVVVTMGNAYALKYLDSARTLVCGYEDNYFSQLVVPQILFGALPAVGRLPVTVTPELLAGTGLPTPDFRRLRYATPESEGLDSKVLTQIDNIALESVAYAAAPGCQVLVAKNGAVVFDKSYGYCTYDKSQPVNNSTLYDLASVTKVAGTLQTIMYLKDQGKLNLDDKVAAYLPELKQTNKKDMTVREVLLHQAGLKAGIPTWEKTITKTGPKPTFYASTSEAAFPNEVTPKLFSVRTAEDSVWIWVQRSGLLPKVKGKYPVEYSDLSFIILKRLAEKLLNEPIENFLDKTFYKPLGLGTMTYNPLSKFPQSCIAPTENDTYYRRTQLQGTVHDQTAALVGGVGGHAGLFANANDLAILMQMNLQNGRYGGLRYFQNPVVTEFARSTVAGNRHGLGWDHGDPTKPEGPTSNLSPASTFGHTGFTGTCVWMDPENKILYIFLSNRVYPDAGNNKLRQYNIRTRIHDVIYKSLQKT